A part of Halorhodospira halophila genomic DNA contains:
- a CDS encoding HD-GYP domain-containing protein: MSEQSKRSPESGEPERFLPVRGKDLVVGRPVPYSIYDTYERLLLRSGRVLKSDAQRQMLLESGRARATSFQEDTVTLGEASPSWENHSGELKFDPFVSFDRCAASLRRVHHAIDLGRHDYLLRLEGMISQLGNLIDRDPDAALAAAHINREFPNRVLHPIRKAVVADLLARAASLDGGQRRAVVGASLTANLSMLALQEQLDQQESALSAAQRRELHSHPERTEALLTAAGLEDQHWLRAVREHHERMDGSGYPRGLTREGISTEAAVVMLADVYMAMVTPRAHRPAHVIRDTLRELYADDGCRFDATLTRLLIRELGVFPPGTLVDLSNGETAVVTRRGPSSMAPQVFLLRRPDGSVFIRPRFRSLAEEEGVEIRGVYRQEELRVLYSPHMAWGYDQEWGEAVDRAERG; this comes from the coding sequence ATGAGCGAGCAGTCGAAACGCAGCCCAGAAAGCGGGGAGCCGGAGCGCTTCCTGCCCGTGCGCGGAAAGGATCTCGTCGTGGGTCGCCCGGTGCCTTACTCCATCTACGATACCTACGAGCGGCTCCTGCTGCGCTCCGGCCGCGTGCTGAAAAGCGACGCGCAGCGCCAGATGCTGCTGGAGTCGGGGCGCGCTCGTGCCACCTCGTTCCAGGAGGATACGGTTACCCTGGGGGAAGCCAGCCCGTCTTGGGAGAACCACAGTGGCGAACTGAAGTTCGATCCCTTCGTCAGTTTCGACCGATGTGCCGCTTCCCTGCGGCGGGTCCATCACGCCATCGATCTCGGTCGCCACGACTACCTGCTGCGGCTGGAAGGGATGATCAGCCAGCTCGGCAACCTGATCGACCGCGATCCGGATGCTGCACTGGCGGCGGCGCACATCAACCGCGAGTTCCCCAATCGCGTGCTGCACCCCATCCGCAAGGCTGTAGTCGCGGACCTGCTCGCCCGCGCCGCCTCTCTGGACGGTGGTCAGCGCCGGGCGGTGGTCGGTGCGTCGCTGACCGCCAACCTCAGCATGCTCGCCCTGCAGGAACAGCTCGATCAGCAGGAGAGCGCCCTCAGCGCGGCGCAGCGCCGTGAACTCCACAGTCACCCGGAGCGGACCGAGGCGTTGCTGACGGCCGCGGGCCTGGAGGATCAACATTGGCTGCGCGCCGTCCGCGAGCATCACGAACGGATGGACGGCTCCGGCTACCCCCGCGGGCTGACGCGGGAGGGGATCAGTACCGAGGCCGCGGTGGTCATGCTCGCCGATGTCTATATGGCCATGGTGACCCCTCGCGCTCACCGCCCGGCGCATGTCATCCGGGATACCCTGCGGGAGCTATACGCGGACGATGGGTGTCGCTTCGACGCCACGCTGACGCGGCTGCTCATTCGCGAGTTGGGGGTTTTCCCACCGGGCACCCTGGTCGATCTGAGCAACGGCGAGACCGCGGTGGTGACCCGTCGCGGCCCGAGCAGCATGGCCCCACAGGTTTTCCTGCTGCGCCGGCCGGACGGCAGCGTCTTCATCCGCCCACGGTTCCGCTCGCTGGCGGAGGAGGAGGGTGTAGAGATCCGTGGCGTGTACCGCCAGGAGGAGCTGCGCGTGCTCTATTCGCCGCACATGGCCTGGGGCTATGACCAGGAGTGGGGCGAGGCGGTGGATCGCGCCGAGCGCGGGTGA
- a CDS encoding SNF2-related protein: MTRATFGRTWWGEQWLGALHEIDYTNRLPRGRRYANNGSVQALTIDQGEVTARVKGSRRQPYKVHLRIPALPADQTRQLIEAIVDDPALLAGLLNRQLDPAVLERAKAAGIRVFPSSWQELGMRCSCPDWAVPCKHLAAAVYLLTREIDTDPFLVFRLRGVDLLGALRERGHELPENDAQGAPPSLAAALCAGSAAPEETAADPAVLAELDFSRLPDRIEAIPDALPQEPPIGGLNSYRKLWRTQIRRVARQAQRTLSDAARSDAQVQEAQTQATTLTPDDHPIIRVDADGDVQIDGCEAAAELADLVELLAPLDADQVADLQPEVAALHAAYRTALHLTAAGAAVPWVLTIDRGGTSVLWMPASLDPQVDTLLRSLAAGTPEGVIRLDEPGADQGLDRRTRARLLCGLFIDYWIREWSELASNAAADPVADLLFGGGCAWLSDPGQGGTAASLHHWLRRLHLAEAAQTLILRVDEPQPESFELSIEVGDEPGGNGAGAHRPLADALAERGDGHSELLRTTAMLADAYDPLRDYLRGGGRTPLSLTLDELPELLFNVFPTLQLLGVRTLLPRSLERLGRPPSATMRLTASSSDSDGHLNANDLFRFDWQVAVGDDVIDPGTFEDLVEGATGLVRFRGQYVYLDPQEIERVRRNLANPPKVDGAELTRVALTGEYAGTPVQLDESARERVAALHQDLERAPPRSLAAQLRPYQQRGFQWLYGNVRAGLGCVIADDMGLGKTVQILALLAQLRDDGELAGRPALVVVPTSLLSNWMREIQQFAPELGATTYHGGRRALPDDAQGTGVVLTTYGVARTDAARLRRQSWRALVVDEAHNLKNPQAAQTKAIKSIPAGARVAMSGTPVENRLTEYWSLMDFCNPGLLGTLKRFTREYVTPIQTHGDQETATRFRQVTAPFLLRRLKTDRSIITDLPEKIEQYQYCQLTPEQSALYESVVREGLEVIQGTCDTFRRQGLVLQMILALKQICNHPRQYLKEGEYGSEASGKMQRLLELLQPIQRRHEKAIVFTQFREAGSLLQEAVAETTGRTPAFLHGGLSRNQRDAVVHRFQNDRTERVLVLSLKAAGTGLNLTAASHVIHFDLWWNPAVEAQATDRAYRIGQTQTVQVHRLLTQGTFEERINDMIQSKRALTEMTVESGEQWIGNLDDAQLSQVFSLGQSHTEPA; the protein is encoded by the coding sequence ATGACGCGCGCAACCTTCGGCCGGACCTGGTGGGGCGAGCAGTGGCTTGGCGCCCTGCACGAAATCGATTACACCAATCGCCTGCCACGGGGCCGGCGTTACGCCAACAACGGGTCCGTCCAGGCCCTGACCATCGATCAGGGCGAGGTCACCGCCCGGGTGAAGGGGTCGCGTCGCCAGCCTTACAAGGTACACCTGCGGATCCCTGCGTTGCCGGCGGATCAGACCCGGCAGCTGATCGAGGCCATTGTCGATGATCCGGCGCTGCTCGCAGGGCTGCTCAACAGGCAGCTGGATCCGGCGGTACTGGAGCGCGCCAAGGCGGCGGGCATCCGCGTCTTCCCGAGCAGCTGGCAGGAGCTGGGCATGCGCTGCTCGTGCCCGGACTGGGCCGTCCCGTGCAAGCACCTAGCGGCGGCGGTCTATCTGCTGACACGCGAGATCGATACAGATCCGTTCCTGGTCTTCCGATTGCGCGGGGTCGACTTACTCGGCGCGCTGCGCGAGCGGGGCCATGAACTCCCAGAGAACGACGCCCAGGGGGCGCCGCCGAGCCTGGCGGCGGCACTGTGCGCCGGCAGCGCGGCACCGGAGGAGACAGCGGCCGACCCGGCAGTGCTCGCCGAGCTAGATTTCTCACGGCTGCCCGATCGCATCGAGGCGATCCCGGACGCCCTCCCCCAGGAACCGCCGATCGGCGGGCTGAACAGCTACCGCAAGCTCTGGCGCACCCAGATACGGCGTGTCGCCCGGCAGGCCCAGCGCACGCTGAGCGACGCCGCACGCAGCGACGCACAGGTCCAGGAGGCGCAGACCCAAGCCACCACCCTGACCCCGGACGACCACCCCATCATTCGGGTGGATGCCGACGGCGACGTCCAGATCGACGGCTGTGAAGCGGCTGCAGAGCTCGCGGACCTCGTCGAGCTGCTCGCGCCCCTGGACGCCGACCAGGTGGCCGACCTGCAGCCGGAGGTTGCAGCCCTGCATGCGGCCTACCGCACCGCCCTGCACCTGACCGCCGCCGGCGCGGCGGTACCCTGGGTACTGACCATCGACCGGGGCGGCACCAGCGTCCTGTGGATGCCAGCGAGCCTGGATCCGCAGGTCGATACGCTCCTGCGCAGCCTTGCTGCGGGCACCCCGGAAGGGGTCATCCGCCTGGACGAGCCCGGGGCCGACCAGGGCCTCGACCGCCGGACCCGGGCCCGTCTGCTCTGCGGCCTGTTCATCGATTACTGGATCCGGGAGTGGAGCGAGCTTGCCAGCAATGCAGCCGCTGACCCGGTGGCCGACCTGCTTTTCGGCGGTGGCTGCGCCTGGCTGTCGGATCCCGGCCAGGGCGGCACCGCCGCCAGCCTGCACCATTGGCTGCGCCGTTTGCACCTGGCCGAAGCGGCGCAGACCCTGATCCTGCGTGTGGACGAGCCGCAGCCCGAATCCTTCGAACTCTCCATCGAGGTCGGCGACGAGCCGGGCGGCAACGGCGCGGGCGCCCATCGCCCGCTCGCCGACGCCCTCGCCGAGCGCGGCGACGGGCACAGCGAGCTGCTGCGCACCACGGCGATGCTGGCCGATGCCTACGACCCGCTGCGCGACTACCTGCGTGGCGGGGGCCGCACACCGCTGTCACTCACCCTCGACGAGCTGCCGGAACTGCTCTTCAACGTCTTCCCGACACTGCAGCTGCTCGGCGTCCGCACGCTGCTGCCCCGGTCGCTGGAGCGACTGGGCCGACCACCGAGCGCAACGATGAGGCTCACCGCCAGCAGTAGCGACAGCGACGGCCACCTCAACGCCAACGATCTGTTCCGCTTCGACTGGCAGGTGGCAGTGGGCGATGACGTGATCGACCCGGGAACCTTTGAGGACTTGGTGGAAGGGGCGACCGGGCTGGTCCGCTTCCGCGGACAATATGTTTACCTCGACCCGCAGGAGATCGAACGTGTCCGCCGCAACCTGGCCAACCCGCCGAAGGTTGACGGCGCGGAGCTGACCCGAGTCGCGCTCACGGGGGAGTACGCTGGGACGCCAGTGCAGTTGGACGAAAGCGCCCGGGAACGGGTCGCAGCTCTGCACCAGGACCTTGAGCGCGCGCCCCCCCGATCACTGGCTGCGCAGCTGCGCCCCTACCAGCAACGCGGCTTTCAGTGGCTCTACGGCAATGTCCGCGCCGGTCTGGGCTGCGTGATCGCCGACGACATGGGCCTGGGCAAGACCGTGCAGATTCTGGCCCTGCTCGCGCAGCTCCGCGACGACGGGGAACTGGCCGGGCGGCCGGCGCTGGTCGTGGTCCCGACCAGCCTGCTCAGCAACTGGATGCGCGAAATCCAGCAATTCGCCCCCGAGCTGGGTGCCACCACTTACCACGGCGGCCGGCGCGCCCTGCCGGACGATGCGCAGGGAACCGGCGTCGTGCTCACGACCTACGGCGTGGCGCGAACCGACGCCGCACGGCTGCGGCGGCAGTCCTGGCGCGCGCTGGTGGTCGACGAGGCACACAACCTCAAGAACCCCCAGGCGGCCCAGACCAAGGCGATCAAATCCATCCCCGCCGGCGCCCGGGTAGCCATGAGCGGCACCCCGGTGGAGAACCGACTCACTGAGTACTGGAGCCTGATGGACTTTTGCAATCCGGGCCTGCTCGGCACCCTGAAGCGCTTCACGCGCGAGTACGTCACCCCGATCCAGACCCACGGTGACCAGGAGACGGCCACGCGCTTTCGCCAGGTCACGGCCCCTTTCCTGCTGCGACGGCTGAAGACCGACCGAAGCATCATCACCGACCTGCCGGAGAAGATCGAGCAGTATCAGTACTGTCAGCTCACTCCCGAACAGAGTGCGCTGTACGAATCGGTGGTGCGCGAGGGCCTGGAGGTCATCCAGGGAACCTGCGATACGTTCCGGCGCCAGGGTCTGGTGCTACAGATGATCCTGGCGCTCAAGCAGATCTGTAACCACCCGCGCCAGTACCTTAAGGAGGGCGAATACGGGAGCGAGGCGTCGGGCAAGATGCAGCGCCTGCTCGAACTCCTCCAACCGATCCAGCGCCGGCACGAGAAGGCGATCGTGTTCACGCAGTTCCGCGAGGCCGGCAGCTTGCTCCAAGAGGCCGTCGCCGAGACCACCGGCCGCACACCGGCGTTCCTGCATGGCGGGCTCTCGAGAAACCAGCGCGACGCAGTCGTCCACCGCTTCCAGAATGATCGCACCGAACGGGTACTGGTGCTGTCCCTGAAGGCCGCCGGCACCGGACTCAACCTGACTGCGGCCTCCCACGTCATCCACTTCGACCTGTGGTGGAACCCGGCCGTCGAGGCCCAGGCCACGGACCGCGCCTACCGCATCGGGCAAACGCAGACGGTTCAGGTCCACCGCCTGCTGACCCAGGGCACCTTCGAGGAGCGGATCAACGACATGATCCAGTCCAAGCGCGC